The Glandiceps talaboti chromosome 19, keGlaTala1.1, whole genome shotgun sequence genome contains a region encoding:
- the LOC144449959 gene encoding uncharacterized protein LOC144449959 — MMAGSMVNQEQFQYMQNMYRYMEYFVSVTQGGISQGGVYQQQISLGGGYQQQIGQGGVYQQQVGQGGVYQQQVGQGGGYQQQVGQGGVYQQQVGQGGGYQQQIGQGSGYQQQVGQGSGYQQQVGQGSGYQQHIGQGSGYQQQVGQGSGYQQQVGQGSGYQQQVGQGGGYQQQIGQGSGYQQQIGQRGVFQQQISLGGGYQQQIGQGGGYQQQIGQGGGYQHQVGLGGGYQQQIHLGCGYQQQIAQGGAYQQPIGVY; from the coding sequence ATGATGGCTGGATCTATGGTCAATCAGGAGCAATTCCAGTACATGCAAAACATGTATCGCTATATGGAATACTTCGTCAGCGTCACCCAGGGAGGAATAAGTCAGGGAGGGGTATATCAGCAGCAAATAAGTCTGGGAGGTGGATATCAGCAACAGATAGGTCAGGGAGGGGTATATCAGCAACAGGTAGGTCAGGGAGGGGTATATCAGCAACAGGTAGGTCAGGGAGGTGGATATCAGCAACAGGTAGGTCAGGGAGGGGTATATCAGCAACAGGTAGGTCAGGGAGGTGGATATCAGCAACAGATAGGTCAGGGAAGTGGATATCAGCAACAGGTAGGTCAGGGAAGTGGATATCAGCAACAGGTAGGTCAGGGAAGTGGATATCAGCAACATATAGGTCAGGGAAGTGGATATCAGCAACAGGTAGGTCAGGGAAGTGGATATCAGCAACAGGTAGGTCAGGGAAGTGGATATCAGCAACAAGTAGGTCAGGGAGGTGGATATCAGCAACAGATTGGTCAGGGAAGTGGATATCAGCAACAGATAGGTCAGAGAGGGGTATTTCAGCAGCAAATAAGTCTGGGAGGTGGATATCAGCAACAGATAGGTCAGGGAGGTGGATATCAGCAACAAATAGGTCAGGGAGGTGGATACCAGCATCAGGTAGGGCTTGGAGGTGGATATCAGCAACAGATTCATCTGGGATGTGGATATCAGCAACAGATAGCCCAGGGAGGCGCATATCAGCAACCGATAGGTGTATATTAG